The Corynebacterium suranareeae genome window below encodes:
- a CDS encoding L,D-transpeptidase, producing the protein MRVFRVKRGAVAGAFLAVLTIGSLALTGCTIERSDARDQSSQADAEVEEVELQAPVVSVDDEAEDVDPSEPIIVKSMGDGLQKVSMTNEEGYEVESELSEDGRSWTTAETLGYNRTYTVKATDKNGESSTVVFNTATPAATTNVALSPLADSVVGVGQTIGFRFGTPVEDRQAAQDAITVTTSPEVEGGFYWLNNSELRWRPAEYWEPGTEVTVEADIYGKDLGGGVWGENDNATNFTIGDRVEAVADDATKTMSVYKNGELLRTMPVSFGRDTAEWATPNGTYIIGDRNESMIMDSTTFGLGYEEGGYRTPVQYATQMSYSGIYVHAAPWSVGAQGSYNTSHGCINVSTENAQWFQETVKRGDIVTVQNTIGQTLSGYDGLGDWNIPWSEWSQGNADETSAW; encoded by the coding sequence GTGCGAGTTTTTCGTGTTAAGCGCGGGGCAGTTGCAGGGGCATTCCTTGCGGTGCTGACAATTGGTTCACTGGCGCTTACGGGTTGCACAATTGAACGAAGTGATGCTCGGGATCAATCTTCCCAGGCAGATGCTGAAGTTGAAGAAGTTGAACTGCAGGCGCCAGTGGTGTCTGTCGATGATGAGGCGGAAGATGTAGATCCTTCAGAGCCCATCATTGTTAAGTCAATGGGTGATGGCCTTCAGAAGGTGTCCATGACTAATGAAGAAGGCTACGAGGTTGAGTCGGAGCTTTCTGAGGATGGCCGTAGCTGGACTACTGCGGAAACTCTCGGATATAACCGCACCTACACAGTGAAAGCTACCGATAAAAATGGGGAATCATCCACCGTCGTGTTTAATACGGCAACCCCAGCAGCTACCACGAATGTTGCATTATCTCCCTTGGCTGACTCAGTGGTCGGAGTGGGGCAGACCATTGGCTTCCGCTTCGGAACCCCAGTGGAGGACCGTCAGGCTGCTCAGGATGCCATCACTGTGACCACCTCTCCAGAGGTTGAAGGTGGATTCTATTGGCTGAATAACAGTGAACTTCGCTGGCGTCCAGCAGAGTACTGGGAGCCAGGCACGGAAGTTACTGTCGAGGCCGATATTTACGGCAAGGATCTTGGCGGTGGAGTCTGGGGCGAAAATGACAATGCCACTAACTTCACCATCGGTGACCGGGTTGAGGCAGTTGCTGATGACGCCACCAAGACCATGAGCGTGTACAAAAATGGTGAATTGTTGCGCACCATGCCGGTTTCATTTGGCCGCGATACTGCAGAGTGGGCAACCCCCAACGGCACCTACATCATTGGTGATCGCAATGAGTCGATGATCATGGACTCCACCACGTTCGGTCTTGGTTATGAAGAAGGTGGCTACCGTACTCCCGTGCAGTATGCGACCCAGATGTCTTATTCCGGAATCTATGTTCATGCCGCACCGTGGTCAGTGGGAGCGCAGGGTAGTTACAACACTTCGCATGGTTGCATCAATGTGTCTACGGAAAATGCTCAATGGTTCCAGGAAACCGTTAAGCGTGGCGATATTGTGACTGTTCAAAACACAATTGGTCAGACTTTGAGTGGCTACGATGGATTAGGTGATTGGAACATTCCATGGTCTGAGTGGAGTCAGGGTAATGCTGATGAAACCTCGGCGTGGTAG